A single region of the Changchengzhania lutea genome encodes:
- a CDS encoding transposase: protein MLNYFDYRSANASVEFFNAKIKAFRAEFREVRNVDFFLFRLTSIFV from the coding sequence ATCCTCAACTATTTTGATTACCGAAGCGCCAATGCATCAGTAGAATTTTTTAATGCCAAAATAAAAGCCTTTAGGGCAGAATTCAGAGAGGTTAGAAACGTGGATTTTTTCCTCTTTAGACTTACATCAATTTTTGTGTAA
- a CDS encoding HypC/HybG/HupF family hydrogenase formation chaperone: MCLSIPGKLIEITAQLDETFRTGKVSFDGVVKEVSLTLVPEANIGDYVMVHVGAAISVVDEEEAKKTFQILKQLGELHELNEGEA, translated from the coding sequence ATGTGTCTATCAATACCAGGGAAATTAATCGAAATTACAGCACAACTTGATGAAACTTTTAGAACAGGAAAAGTCTCTTTTGATGGTGTGGTTAAAGAAGTAAGCTTAACTCTTGTTCCAGAAGCAAATATTGGCGATTACGTCATGGTACATGTTGGTGCGGCTATAAGCGTAGTTGATGAGGAAGAAGCAAAAAAAACTTTTCAGATTTTAAAACAACTCGGTGAACTTCATGAATTGAATGAAGGCGAAGCGTAA
- a CDS encoding hydrogenase small subunit, translating into MNKKRDLSPTYYESIREQGYSRRDFMKFSAFIAAFMGLESTMIGQVAKALETTKRLPVIWEHFQECTCCSESFIRSDHPIVSDIILDKISLDYTQTLMAASGHQAEAAKHATMKNHKGEYILCVEGSVPLGDDGNYCCIAGRSAKDLLIEAAEGAKAIIAWGSCASNGCVQSARPNPTNATPIHKIIKNKPIIRVPGCPPIGEVMAGVIVHLVTFGRLPELDRLGRPKAFYAKRVHDSCYRRPYYNAGLFAETFDDQNAKEGYCLYKLGCKGPTTYNACGTIKWNNGVSYPIQSGHGCIGCSEAGFWDAGPFYKRGTNIPGIEEEGFADDFGKVAAGVLAGGIAVHAVAAAVSKRKEVASRIKRGKSNEAHIES; encoded by the coding sequence ATGAATAAAAAAAGAGACCTAAGCCCCACGTATTATGAGAGCATAAGAGAACAAGGTTACAGTCGTAGGGATTTTATGAAATTTTCGGCTTTTATAGCTGCATTCATGGGATTGGAATCTACAATGATTGGACAAGTCGCTAAAGCTCTTGAGACCACCAAACGTCTCCCTGTAATTTGGGAACATTTCCAGGAATGCACTTGTTGTAGTGAGTCGTTTATTAGATCAGACCATCCTATTGTGTCCGATATAATTCTGGATAAAATTTCATTGGATTATACGCAAACCTTAATGGCTGCATCAGGACATCAAGCAGAAGCTGCAAAACACGCTACCATGAAAAACCATAAAGGCGAGTATATCCTTTGTGTTGAAGGTTCTGTGCCACTGGGCGATGATGGTAACTATTGCTGTATAGCTGGTAGATCGGCAAAAGATTTATTAATTGAAGCAGCAGAGGGCGCCAAGGCAATTATTGCATGGGGAAGTTGTGCATCTAATGGATGTGTACAATCGGCAAGGCCAAATCCCACAAATGCTACTCCAATTCATAAGATTATTAAAAACAAACCAATTATTAGAGTTCCGGGTTGTCCTCCTATTGGAGAAGTAATGGCTGGAGTTATTGTTCATCTGGTAACTTTTGGCAGACTACCAGAATTGGATAGATTAGGAAGGCCAAAAGCATTTTATGCAAAACGTGTTCATGACAGTTGTTACAGACGTCCTTATTACAATGCGGGACTTTTTGCGGAAACGTTTGATGATCAAAATGCCAAAGAAGGGTATTGTCTGTATAAATTAGGATGTAAAGGGCCTACTACGTATAACGCATGTGGCACTATAAAATGGAATAACGGCGTAAGTTATCCAATTCAATCAGGTCATGGTTGTATTGGTTGTAGTGAAGCTGGGTTCTGGGATGCAGGACCATTCTACAAAAGAGGAACCAATATTCCTGGAATTGAAGAAGAAGGCTTTGCAGATGACTTTGGAAAAGTGGCGGCTGGTGTTTTAGCCGGTGGTATTGCCGTTCATGCAGTTGCGGCAGCAGTTTCAAAACGAAAAGAAGTGGCGAGTCGTATAAAAAGAGGAAAGTCTAACGAAGCACATATTGAGTCTTAA
- a CDS encoding nickel-dependent hydrogenase large subunit — protein sequence MANRIVVDPITRIEGHLRIEAEIKDGKIVDAFSSSTMVRGIEEIVKGRDPRDVWAFVQRTCGVCTTVHALASVRSVEDALEIQVPPNAEMVRNIMAGTLYMHDHVVHFYHLHALDWVDVVNALKADPKKTSEIAQSISSWPKSSPGYFSDIKKRITKFVESGQLGIFANGYWGHKQMKLPPEVNLLAVAHYLEALEWQKEIVKVHTIFGGKNPHPNYLVGGMACAINTENPGGINAERLAMVGKLIKEGKQFIDQVYIPDLLAIASFYKDWGAIGKGFGNYMSYGDFPTNGYSDMSSFKFPQGVILNRDLSKVHDVDHRGDQIEEFVNNSWYENYAEGQDKGRHPWEGETKIKYSGPKPPYDFLNVEEKYSFIKTPRWKGLPMEVGPLARLLVGYGRGNKEIQEAVNAALAHLDVPVDALFSTLGRTAARGIESQLVANWTQEFYDTLINNIKNGDERMANTENWEPSSWPDEAKGVGFMEAPRGALAHWIKIKEGKTENYQLVVPSTWNASPRDPKGQRSAYESALIGTPVEDPELPLEIIRTIHSFDPCLACAVHLYDEHGKHISQVQNISSCDV from the coding sequence ATGGCAAATAGAATAGTTGTTGATCCCATAACGCGCATCGAGGGTCACTTAAGAATAGAAGCAGAAATAAAAGACGGCAAAATTGTTGATGCCTTTAGTTCGAGTACAATGGTTAGAGGCATTGAAGAAATTGTAAAAGGCAGAGATCCTAGAGATGTTTGGGCATTTGTTCAACGAACTTGTGGTGTTTGTACTACCGTGCATGCATTGGCATCTGTAAGATCTGTTGAAGATGCCTTAGAAATTCAGGTTCCTCCAAATGCTGAAATGGTAAGAAATATTATGGCAGGTACATTGTACATGCACGATCATGTGGTTCATTTTTATCATCTACATGCCTTAGATTGGGTGGATGTTGTTAATGCGCTTAAGGCAGATCCGAAGAAAACATCTGAAATTGCTCAGAGCATATCCAGTTGGCCAAAAAGTTCACCGGGTTATTTTTCTGATATAAAAAAGCGAATTACAAAATTTGTTGAAAGCGGACAACTAGGCATTTTCGCTAATGGATATTGGGGACACAAGCAAATGAAATTACCTCCAGAAGTAAACCTATTGGCTGTTGCCCATTATCTTGAAGCACTGGAATGGCAAAAAGAAATTGTAAAAGTTCATACTATTTTTGGTGGTAAAAACCCACATCCAAATTACTTAGTTGGAGGTATGGCATGTGCAATAAATACAGAAAACCCTGGAGGCATAAATGCAGAACGTTTAGCGATGGTTGGCAAGCTAATTAAAGAAGGAAAACAATTTATAGATCAAGTTTATATTCCTGATTTATTAGCTATAGCATCATTCTATAAAGATTGGGGAGCCATAGGCAAAGGGTTTGGTAATTACATGTCTTATGGAGATTTCCCAACCAATGGATATTCAGATATGTCTAGCTTTAAATTCCCTCAAGGTGTCATTTTGAATAGAGACCTATCTAAAGTTCATGATGTAGACCATAGAGGGGACCAAATAGAAGAGTTTGTAAACAATTCTTGGTATGAAAACTATGCAGAAGGCCAAGATAAAGGAAGACATCCATGGGAAGGGGAAACTAAAATTAAGTACTCAGGGCCAAAACCACCTTATGATTTCTTAAACGTGGAAGAAAAGTATAGTTTTATTAAAACGCCCCGTTGGAAAGGCCTACCAATGGAAGTTGGTCCACTTGCTAGATTATTGGTTGGTTACGGAAGAGGAAATAAAGAAATTCAAGAAGCAGTAAATGCGGCCTTAGCACATTTAGACGTTCCTGTTGATGCTTTGTTCTCGACTTTAGGTAGAACAGCGGCTAGAGGAATTGAATCTCAACTAGTGGCTAATTGGACGCAAGAATTCTACGATACTTTAATAAATAATATCAAGAACGGTGATGAAAGAATGGCAAACACAGAAAATTGGGAGCCTTCTTCTTGGCCAGATGAAGCTAAAGGTGTTGGATTTATGGAAGCACCAAGAGGGGCACTAGCACATTGGATTAAAATAAAGGAAGGTAAAACAGAGAATTACCAACTGGTAGTGCCAAGTACTTGGAATGCCTCTCCCAGAGATCCTAAAGGACAACGTTCAGCCTATGAATCTGCGCTTATAGGAACTCCTGTTGAAGACCCAGAATTACCGTTGGAAATTATAAGAACTATTCATTCGTTTGACCCTTGTTTAGCATGTGCGGTACATTTATATGACGAACACGGTAAACATATTTCTCAAGTTCAGAATATATCTAGTTGTGATGTTTAA
- the cybH gene encoding Ni/Fe-hydrogenase, b-type cytochrome subunit yields the protein MKTYNFKRVMVWELPVRIFHWLNVFAVIVLTITGFIIADPPAIISSSQEATNTHYFGYVRFIHFVSAYVFLFVMIMRIYWLFVGNRFASWRAFWPFRKAFWRNFSHVLKMDIFLQNEKVEDVTKISIGHNSIAKISYIAMFFIAILMIITGFGLYADMSSWWLPKSFKWVVPFFGGDYLVRTIHHVCMWLFIFFAMVHVYLVMYHDWLEGRGEVSSMVGGYKFVREDRLREEDKVKDIDTL from the coding sequence ATGAAAACCTATAATTTTAAACGTGTCATGGTATGGGAACTTCCAGTTCGCATATTTCATTGGCTTAATGTGTTTGCAGTGATCGTATTAACTATAACAGGTTTTATAATTGCTGATCCTCCTGCAATAATATCATCAAGCCAAGAAGCAACTAATACACATTACTTTGGGTATGTAAGGTTTATACATTTTGTTTCGGCTTATGTGTTTTTATTTGTAATGATAATGCGTATTTATTGGCTATTTGTTGGGAATAGATTTGCAAGTTGGAGAGCATTTTGGCCTTTTAGAAAAGCGTTTTGGAGAAATTTTTCACACGTACTAAAAATGGATATATTTTTACAAAATGAAAAAGTTGAAGATGTAACTAAAATTAGTATTGGTCACAACAGTATTGCAAAAATATCGTATATCGCTATGTTCTTTATAGCAATACTAATGATAATTACCGGTTTTGGTTTATATGCTGACATGTCTAGCTGGTGGTTGCCGAAATCTTTTAAATGGGTCGTCCCATTTTTTGGAGGGGACTATTTAGTTAGAACAATTCACCATGTGTGTATGTGGCTGTTTATATTCTTTGCTATGGTTCATGTGTATCTCGTTATGTATCACGATTGGTTAGAAGGGCGTGGTGAAGTTTCATCTATGGTTGGTGGCTATAAATTTGTGCGTGAAGATAGACTGAGAGAAGAAGACAAGGTAAAGGATATAGATACGCTGTAA
- the hypB gene encoding hydrogenase nickel incorporation protein HypB → MCGTCGCGSGADGVSIQNPKEIKTNEHHHHQHDGHTHHHGHSHDHHDNHSHGHDHHHHKMVIDLEQDILQQNDIMAARNKGYFEAKNIFALNLVSSPGSGKTSILEKTLSDLKDEIPFYVIEGDQQTLNDANRIDALDIPVVQINTGKGCHLESDMVYKAVKQLNITDNSILMIENVGNLVCPSMFNLGESKRVVIISTTEGEDKPIKYPDMFHSSDICIINKIDLLPYVNINMNKLKEYALQVNPDLQFFEVSATTGEGMTKWYDWLKTQKP, encoded by the coding sequence ATGTGCGGAACATGTGGTTGTGGATCAGGAGCGGATGGGGTATCCATTCAAAATCCAAAGGAAATAAAAACTAACGAACATCATCACCATCAACATGATGGACATACGCATCATCATGGTCATTCACACGATCACCATGACAACCATTCTCACGGTCATGACCATCATCATCATAAAATGGTTATCGATTTGGAGCAGGATATTTTGCAGCAAAACGACATAATGGCCGCAAGAAACAAAGGCTATTTTGAGGCAAAAAATATTTTCGCTTTGAATTTAGTTAGCTCCCCAGGATCTGGGAAAACTTCTATTTTGGAAAAAACGTTATCAGATTTAAAAGATGAGATTCCTTTTTATGTTATTGAAGGCGATCAACAAACCCTTAATGATGCAAATAGAATTGATGCTTTAGATATTCCTGTTGTCCAAATAAATACTGGAAAAGGATGCCATTTAGAAAGTGATATGGTTTATAAAGCTGTTAAGCAGTTAAACATAACTGATAATTCTATACTAATGATTGAAAATGTTGGGAATTTGGTTTGTCCATCCATGTTCAATTTGGGAGAATCAAAGCGCGTAGTGATTATTAGTACTACCGAAGGTGAAGATAAGCCCATCAAATATCCCGATATGTTTCACTCGTCTGATATTTGCATCATAAATAAGATAGATTTGTTACCCTATGTAAACATCAACATGAATAAATTAAAAGAATACGCTTTACAAGTGAATCCGGATTTACAATTCTTTGAAGTCTCTGCTACAACCGGAGAAGGCATGACAAAGTGGTATGACTGGTTAAAAACCCAAAAACCCTAA
- a CDS encoding hydrogenase maturation protease, giving the protein MKERTPVAISSDAYFFEKDKSNSILVLGVGNYLMGDEGIGVHTMQEMSKLDLPEYVDILDGGTGGFLLLNCFEAYKTIIFVDATMDGKPEGTITKLRPKFAADFPKALSVHDVGLKDMIEAVYLMEHVPDIHLFTVSVEQINPMTIDLNVKVKEALPMLITNILSLCKELHNKKS; this is encoded by the coding sequence ATGAAGGAAAGAACGCCTGTTGCCATTAGTAGTGATGCCTATTTTTTTGAGAAGGACAAGTCAAATTCCATTCTTGTCTTAGGAGTCGGGAATTATTTGATGGGAGATGAGGGCATCGGCGTTCATACCATGCAGGAAATGTCAAAATTAGATTTACCCGAGTATGTTGATATTCTTGATGGTGGCACTGGCGGATTTTTGCTCTTAAACTGTTTTGAAGCATATAAAACCATCATTTTTGTTGACGCCACTATGGATGGTAAACCAGAAGGTACAATTACCAAACTTCGACCAAAATTTGCAGCAGATTTCCCAAAGGCATTGAGTGTACATGATGTTGGCTTAAAAGACATGATTGAAGCTGTTTATTTAATGGAACATGTACCCGATATTCATTTGTTTACAGTTTCTGTGGAGCAGATTAATCCAATGACGATAGACCTAAATGTAAAGGTAAAAGAGGCTCTGCCTATGCTTATTACCAACATCCTAAGCTTGTGTAAAGAATTACATAACAAAAAATCCTAA
- a CDS encoding sugar kinase: MSKVVTFGEIMLRLAPQGFLRFSQANNFDVIYGGGESNVAVSLANYGVDVDFVTRLPKNDIGECAMMEMRKRGVGVDKIVWGGDRLGIYFLETGAVSRGSKVVYDRAHSAIAEIGSGMIDWDAVFEGVEWFHWTGITPAISQGAADVCLEAVKAASAKGITISTDLNYRAKLWAFCDEKHREKIMTELTSYCDIILGNEEDAEKHFGIHPEGLDVHKHGHEVKAEAFLSVCKQMMEKFPRAKKVITTLRGSISASHNTWAGVLYDGKKMYETRQYQITDIVDRVGGGDSFMGGLIYGLLKYPEDDQNALDFAVAASCLKHTIKGDANLVTVDEVEKLMGGDASGRVAR; this comes from the coding sequence ATGAGTAAAGTAGTCACATTCGGAGAGATCATGTTAAGATTAGCTCCGCAAGGATTTTTGAGATTTTCACAAGCAAATAATTTTGATGTTATTTATGGAGGTGGCGAGTCAAATGTAGCAGTTTCACTTGCAAATTATGGCGTTGATGTTGATTTTGTAACGCGCTTACCAAAGAATGATATTGGCGAATGTGCTATGATGGAAATGCGCAAACGTGGTGTTGGAGTGGATAAGATAGTTTGGGGAGGCGACCGCTTGGGAATATATTTTTTAGAGACAGGAGCTGTTTCCAGAGGCAGTAAAGTGGTATATGATAGGGCCCATTCTGCAATAGCAGAAATTGGATCGGGCATGATAGATTGGGATGCTGTATTTGAAGGTGTAGAATGGTTTCATTGGACAGGTATTACTCCTGCGATCTCTCAAGGTGCTGCCGATGTTTGTTTAGAAGCTGTAAAAGCGGCGAGTGCAAAAGGCATTACCATTTCCACAGACTTAAACTATAGAGCAAAGCTATGGGCTTTTTGTGATGAAAAACATAGAGAAAAAATAATGACTGAACTAACTTCCTATTGTGATATTATTTTAGGAAATGAAGAAGATGCCGAAAAGCATTTCGGGATCCATCCAGAAGGTTTAGATGTTCACAAACATGGCCACGAGGTAAAAGCCGAAGCATTCTTATCGGTCTGCAAGCAAATGATGGAAAAATTCCCAAGGGCCAAAAAAGTGATTACGACACTTCGTGGCTCTATCTCTGCATCGCACAACACTTGGGCAGGCGTTTTATACGACGGTAAAAAAATGTACGAAACGCGCCAATACCAAATAACGGATATCGTCGATAGAGTAGGTGGTGGCGATTCGTTTATGGGCGGTTTGATCTATGGCTTGTTAAAATACCCAGAAGACGACCAAAACGCATTGGATTTTGCAGTTGCTGCATCCTGTTTAAAACATACCATTAAAGGCGATGCAAACTTAGTTACAGTTGATGAAGTAGAAAAATTAATGGGTGGGGACGCCTCAGGACGCGTAGCAAGATAA
- a CDS encoding hydrogenase maturation nickel metallochaperone HypA/HybF, producing MHELSIALGIVRIAENETKKANAKKVEKIELEIGTLAGIEFDSLDFVWSSAVKDTVLENAIKKINVIYGEAKCFDCDTSFKLDNIYDACPNCKSYLKGIIKGKELLVKFLEVS from the coding sequence ATGCACGAACTATCTATAGCCTTAGGAATTGTAAGAATTGCTGAAAATGAAACAAAAAAAGCAAATGCAAAAAAAGTTGAAAAAATAGAGCTTGAAATTGGTACTCTTGCGGGAATAGAATTTGATTCTTTAGATTTTGTTTGGTCTTCTGCTGTGAAGGATACGGTCTTGGAAAATGCCATTAAAAAAATTAATGTTATTTATGGCGAAGCAAAATGCTTTGATTGTGATACAAGCTTTAAATTAGATAATATTTATGATGCCTGCCCAAACTGTAAAAGTTATTTAAAAGGCATTATAAAAGGCAAAGAATTATTAGTGAAATTTTTAGAGGTTTCTTAA
- a CDS encoding bifunctional 4-hydroxy-2-oxoglutarate aldolase/2-dehydro-3-deoxy-phosphogluconate aldolase → MAQFTRMEVAQTMKDIGMIPLFFHSDIELSKNVLKACYDGGARLMEFTARGDFAHEIFGELTKYAIKELPGMIMGVGSVTDGAAASLYMALGANFIVTPVLREDIAIACNRRKVLWSPGCGSLTEIARAEELGCEIVKLFPGDLYGPKFVKGIKGPQPWTSIMPTGGVSPTEENLKGWFDAGVTCVGMGSQLISKDIIASKDYEKLELEVKKVICLINDIRN, encoded by the coding sequence ATGGCACAATTTACAAGAATGGAAGTGGCGCAAACTATGAAAGATATAGGGATGATCCCTTTGTTTTTCCATAGTGATATAGAACTGAGCAAAAATGTTTTAAAAGCCTGTTATGACGGTGGGGCACGTTTAATGGAGTTCACGGCACGTGGTGATTTCGCTCATGAAATTTTTGGAGAACTCACCAAGTATGCCATTAAAGAATTACCAGGAATGATCATGGGCGTAGGCTCGGTAACAGACGGAGCAGCTGCATCTTTGTACATGGCCTTGGGAGCAAACTTCATCGTGACCCCTGTATTAAGGGAAGATATTGCTATTGCTTGTAACCGTAGAAAAGTATTATGGTCTCCGGGCTGTGGTAGTTTAACTGAAATAGCAAGAGCCGAGGAATTAGGCTGTGAGATCGTCAAATTATTTCCAGGCGACCTGTACGGGCCAAAGTTTGTAAAAGGCATTAAAGGGCCACAACCATGGACAAGCATTATGCCCACAGGAGGAGTTTCGCCTACAGAGGAAAACCTAAAAGGCTGGTTTGATGCTGGCGTTACCTGTGTTGGCATGGGCTCTCAATTAATCTCAAAAGATATTATAGCCAGTAAAGACTATGAAAAGTTAGAACTAGAAGTGAAAAAGGTTATTTGTTTAATTAATGACATTAGAAATTAA
- the tnpA gene encoding IS200/IS605 family transposase, translated as MHKRHNKSLLLYHLVCAIKYRRSILSENVELSLVEVCINNEKRFGIEFLEIGSDENHVHFLLQSVPMLSVKKIDQTIKSITAKELFRLHPEVKQQLWGGQFWSSGYYVNTVGQYANEEVIQKYISNQGDDTKEYKSYHKSQLSLFG; from the coding sequence ATTCATAAGAGGCACAATAAGAGCTTGTTACTATATCATTTAGTTTGCGCTATAAAATATCGTAGGAGTATACTTTCTGAGAATGTAGAGTTGAGTTTGGTCGAGGTATGTATAAATAATGAAAAGCGATTTGGAATAGAGTTTTTAGAGATTGGTTCAGATGAGAATCATGTTCATTTTTTACTTCAAAGTGTTCCAATGTTATCGGTAAAAAAGATAGATCAAACAATAAAGAGTATTACAGCCAAAGAGCTTTTTCGACTACATCCAGAAGTTAAACAGCAGTTATGGGGAGGTCAATTTTGGAGCAGTGGATATTATGTAAATACAGTTGGACAGTATGCGAATGAAGAAGTAATCCAGAAGTATATCAGTAATCAAGGGGATGACACGAAAGAATACAAGAGTTACCATAAAAGTCAACTAAGTTTGTTTGGCTAA